The DNA region AGCTTTTTAAGAGATACTATGGCACGACCACGCAAACCCCCGACCGAGCAATTGACCCACTACGTCCGATTCCGTTTGACGGAAAAGGACTATGCTAAATTGCTTGAGCTGTCCGAAGGTTTCGACCTTTCGGATTATTGCCGCAAGGTGATTTTGTCCAAAACCCCCAGACGCAAAAAAGCGACCCCCGAACGGGAGACGCTAATTCGTATTCTGGGCGAGCTTGGAAAAATCGGCGGCAACATCAACCAGATTGCCCGAAGCGTCAACAGAGGACGACCGCAGGACATGGCGATTATCGCCTACGGTCTAAAGCAACTGGAAGAAATCGGGGATAGTTTACGCCAGACATTAACCGATAAAGAGACATGATTATTAAAGGAAAAAGCAGACAGAACGGCGGGCAATTGGGGAAATATCTTTTCGATAATTACAAGAAAGAAAATGAAATGGTTGAGCTTTTCGAGGTGAAAGGCACGACCAGCCGAGACCCTAAAAAAGCCATCTTGGAAATGAGCCTTGCAGCAGAGCTGACCAAGGGGAAATTAGGCTTGTACCATGCGAGCCTAAACCCAGAGATTGGGCAAAATATGAGCCGTGAAGATTGGTTAAAATCGCTTGAAATAACCGAGGAAAAGTTAGGGCTTACAGGACAAAATCGGGTTTCTGTCATCCATGAAAAAATAGGTGAAGACGGACAAAAACGGCAGCATATGCACGTAGTTTGGCAGAGGGAGAGAGACGGAAAACTAATAACAGATTCAAAGAATTATGATAAACACCTTGAAGCCCAGAACGAGATAGAAAAAGTTTTAGGCCATGCGAAAACATTGACCCCGAAAGAAATAAAAGAAGAAGTCACCCAGTGTTACAATGAAGCGAAAACAGGGCATGAGTTTATAAATAAGCTGAAAGAAAAAGGCTACCAAGTAGGCAAAGATTATATCACAGAGAAGGGAGGGAAACGGGACTTTTGCCTTGTGCATCCTGACGGCTTAAAAAGCGATTTAGTCCGACAAATTGATAAAGCCAAAACAAAAGATGTTCGCCAGAAACTTGCAGGCGTTGAATTACCAAACGCCCAGACCATCGGAGGACATGAAAAACGGAGCAATACACAGAACGAGAAAGCCAGACGGGAAGGGCTTATAAATGCGGCTGAAAGAGAAAATACAGACAAGGCTAAAAAGCGAGCTGAACAAGCGGCCGAAAATTTCCAAGATATACTGCGAGAACAAGAACAGGAAAAACCCAAAGAACTGACAAAACAAGAGAAATTCGAGCAGCGGTTAAAAGCATTTAGGGAAAATAGTCAAGAAAGCGGGAAAGCTAAGGTTGTAGAAAAAGCAGCCGAGAATAAACAAGATGCTACAGGGAAAGAGCTTTCAAGTTTTGAAAAAAGGCTGCAAGCGGCCAATGAAAACATGAAAGATTTTAGCAGAGAAAGGAATAGAAACAGAAGGTGAATTTCTAAAATATATTAAGCTGAGTTCCTACGTTCTTTTGATTTTTTGGCCGTTCTGGAATGGTGTCTTTGGGCTTTATTTCTGGTTTTGCAGCTTCTGGAGCAGGGGAGTTTGATATAAATTCTTTCAAGATTTCTTGGTTTTGACTTCGTTCTATTTTTTGCCCCCAGAAGCCTAATATATGGGCGGGGGTGTACCATTGGCTATATTCCTTTAGGGTTAGTGTGTCGCCATGAATAAGCGTTGCAGGGATATTCAGGAGCGAAAATTGAACATAGGCAGCATGAACACAGGTTACATCTAAATCTGTGGCCGAAACATAGAGGTTTTGCTGATAATTGATACCCTGAGACTGTAATTCTGTTGCGGCTGCTATGACCATAGCCCCAGTACCGCAAGACGGCTCAGAAACCGTTATAAAGCCTTTTTGGTCGATTATACTTTGCGGATTATCTCCTATTGTCAATTTGGCCATCATCTGACAAAGAGGAAACGGGGTGAAAAATTGCCCTTTTCGTTCATTGTGTAATTCCAATTCATGGAACATATCCCCTAATACATCTTTGGGAGCATTGGTTAAATGCTTTACAAGCATACCCAAGAGCTGAGGGAATATATTAAGCTCCTCTTTTGTATATTGATTTATAATATCAAAATAGCGTTTTTCTCTTTCCTCAAAGTGCTTTTTATCAACGGTATTGCTAAAAGCAATCGCTGATACTTCAACGAAATCAGAATATATCTTTGAAGTACTGTGACGGTACGAAAGTTGATTGATAGCTGCGACCATATCTTGCATAGAACACCTTTTTAATTTATTTAAAGGTTGAATACCATATTATCTATTGGTAATGCAAATCTTAAAAAATCGCCGTATTTTGCACTTTTATTTTTTTTAATACACCATATCATTAGGGTTTAGAGCTATAATAGAAAGGCGATATGACTGTTATTACCAGTAAAGAGTTTTACAAGTGGTCAGAACCGCAGCGATGAAGCAAGCCGCTAAAAATGGATTAAACAGCAATACTTTAACTAATAAAGAAAAATTAATGGCTAAAAAAGAAGTGCTTACAGATTTGTGGGTTTATGAAATGCTCAAAGAGGCAAATATAGACTTACACCCACAAGGTAGCAACATTACGGAAATAAATAACGCTCTAAAGTCGGCATCAAAAGCAGGTTCTGGAAACGTTGGTTTTCCAGAGTACTGCG from Flectobacillus major DSM 103 includes:
- a CDS encoding plasmid mobilization protein translates to MARPRKPPTEQLTHYVRFRLTEKDYAKLLELSEGFDLSDYCRKVILSKTPRRKKATPERETLIRILGELGKIGGNINQIARSVNRGRPQDMAIIAYGLKQLEEIGDSLRQTLTDKET
- a CDS encoding relaxase/mobilization nuclease domain-containing protein — protein: MIIKGKSRQNGGQLGKYLFDNYKKENEMVELFEVKGTTSRDPKKAILEMSLAAELTKGKLGLYHASLNPEIGQNMSREDWLKSLEITEEKLGLTGQNRVSVIHEKIGEDGQKRQHMHVVWQRERDGKLITDSKNYDKHLEAQNEIEKVLGHAKTLTPKEIKEEVTQCYNEAKTGHEFINKLKEKGYQVGKDYITEKGGKRDFCLVHPDGLKSDLVRQIDKAKTKDVRQKLAGVELPNAQTIGGHEKRSNTQNEKARREGLINAAERENTDKAKKRAEQAAENFQDILREQEQEKPKELTKQEKFEQRLKAFRENSQESGKAKVVEKAAENKQDATGKELSSFEKRLQAANENMKDFSRERNRNRR
- a CDS encoding N-6 DNA methylase → MQDMVAAINQLSYRHSTSKIYSDFVEVSAIAFSNTVDKKHFEEREKRYFDIINQYTKEELNIFPQLLGMLVKHLTNAPKDVLGDMFHELELHNERKGQFFTPFPLCQMMAKLTIGDNPQSIIDQKGFITVSEPSCGTGAMVIAAATELQSQGINYQQNLYVSATDLDVTCVHAAYVQFSLLNIPATLIHGDTLTLKEYSQWYTPAHILGFWGQKIERSQNQEILKEFISNSPAPEAAKPEIKPKDTIPERPKNQKNVGTQLNIF